A single region of the Fimbriimonadaceae bacterium genome encodes:
- a CDS encoding beta-lactamase family protein, which yields MNRRRLFNHIFAVALGASLILGVCVANQSAAVKNYVEPFINALNAKDPAKLVDYLKENFGGSAPPDAMANRLKPLIENGAPFKFLKLGYTNRTLQRGLIEDKGGEQITLTLMLSRSNPPKIIGILLDGPESLDEPPAKDYTGWKDLQILVADIRKDTNSPAMAVCVWQDGKPMEVAVDGVRAMGKEEKVTPEEVWHIGSIGKSITSTLVAKLIEMGKLRWDMTLKEALPGVEMKPEYEGVKLFDIMRHRGGLPQDMGFNRAQVEKIVGTAKEPMAIRANYAKDVLSREPIGKPNEKFAYSNAGYMLLGHIAERTMNKPFEQLVKELVFVPLGMNSATCSNTLPDVHPSGHVMGQTGLRPYSLDGEIGAMMRPAGDMSSTVQDLAKFAKMHMDGINGVDGYLKSATIKKLHEAVPERPGDSGGYACGWSVGRLMGTAIRHGHNGSNGTFRAELAIFPKEKLIVAAIVNRGGETDPSPPLQAVEAIARRYAPDSK from the coding sequence ATGAATCGAAGGAGACTTTTTAACCACATTTTTGCCGTCGCCCTCGGAGCCTCACTGATCCTCGGTGTCTGCGTAGCAAATCAAAGCGCGGCGGTCAAGAACTACGTTGAGCCCTTTATCAACGCTCTCAACGCCAAAGACCCTGCCAAACTGGTCGACTATCTTAAAGAGAACTTTGGCGGTTCAGCCCCTCCAGATGCGATGGCAAATCGACTCAAGCCGCTCATCGAAAACGGTGCTCCGTTCAAGTTCCTGAAGCTGGGCTACACGAATCGCACACTGCAAAGGGGCCTGATCGAGGACAAAGGCGGCGAGCAGATCACGTTGACCCTCATGCTCAGCAGAAGCAATCCACCCAAGATCATCGGAATCCTCCTCGATGGACCCGAGTCGCTCGACGAGCCCCCCGCCAAAGATTACACAGGTTGGAAGGACCTCCAAATCTTAGTCGCCGACATCCGCAAGGACACCAACTCGCCAGCAATGGCGGTCTGCGTCTGGCAGGACGGCAAGCCGATGGAGGTAGCCGTCGACGGAGTGCGTGCAATGGGCAAGGAAGAAAAGGTCACTCCCGAGGAGGTCTGGCATATCGGATCTATCGGAAAATCGATCACATCAACCCTCGTCGCAAAGCTGATCGAAATGGGCAAGTTGCGATGGGATATGACACTTAAAGAGGCTCTTCCCGGCGTCGAGATGAAGCCGGAATATGAGGGTGTAAAGCTGTTTGACATCATGCGCCACCGTGGTGGACTTCCGCAAGACATGGGCTTCAATCGCGCCCAAGTAGAAAAGATTGTCGGCACGGCAAAAGAGCCGATGGCTATCCGTGCTAACTACGCGAAAGACGTTCTATCTCGCGAGCCGATCGGCAAGCCAAACGAGAAGTTTGCTTACTCCAATGCTGGCTATATGCTGCTCGGGCACATTGCCGAGCGCACGATGAATAAGCCTTTCGAGCAGCTTGTCAAAGAGCTTGTATTTGTACCTCTGGGGATGAACTCGGCAACCTGTTCAAACACCCTCCCCGATGTCCACCCGAGCGGACACGTGATGGGTCAGACCGGACTCCGACCGTATTCGCTAGATGGCGAGATTGGCGCGATGATGCGGCCTGCGGGAGACATGTCCAGCACAGTGCAAGACTTAGCCAAGTTTGCGAAGATGCACATGGACGGCATCAACGGGGTGGATGGATACCTGAAGTCGGCGACCATCAAGAAACTGCACGAAGCGGTACCCGAGCGGCCCGGCGATTCTGGCGGCTATGCTTGCGGTTGGTCGGTCGGGCGTCTTATGGGCACCGCCATAAGGCACGGACATAACGGCTCAAACGGCACTTTCAGAGCAGAGCTCGCCATCTTTCCTAAGGAAAAACTGATCGTCGCCGCGATTGTCAACCGAGGTGGAGAGACCGACCCCTCACCGCCGCTGCAGGCTGTCGAAGCGATTGCCCGGCGCTACGCACCGGATTCCAAATGA
- the atpG gene encoding ATP synthase F1 subunit gamma yields MATLKQIRQRIKAAKSIQQITRAMKLVATARFKKATERAIAARPYSDKLQEFMSSLSSAGELPEHPLLEKRNTEDYAVIVVSGERGLCGSYNTNLIRKAWDFLRATPGKGKLITVGKKGMLFLSKRGYEVAYHHTVPSAGAGLADGMAVAQKAAELWASGEVGKIYVCYSKFYSAIRQVPTIVQLLPIEPPESEEGHGESSVFEFEPNAEELLQTLLPRYFQTLVLQALLESTASGFAAQMTAMTNATENAGKMIQNLTLTANRVRQATITTEILEVVGGAEALKS; encoded by the coding sequence ATGGCAACCCTTAAGCAGATTCGACAACGCATTAAAGCAGCGAAGAGCATCCAGCAGATCACTCGTGCGATGAAGCTGGTTGCCACTGCGCGCTTTAAGAAAGCTACCGAGAGAGCTATTGCAGCACGGCCTTACAGCGATAAGCTGCAAGAGTTCATGTCGTCTCTTTCGAGTGCGGGCGAGTTGCCGGAACACCCTCTGCTTGAGAAAAGAAACACCGAAGACTATGCCGTTATCGTCGTTTCGGGCGAGCGGGGACTTTGCGGGTCTTACAATACGAACTTGATTCGTAAAGCTTGGGATTTTCTCCGAGCTACACCAGGCAAGGGTAAGTTGATTACCGTTGGCAAGAAGGGCATGCTCTTCTTGAGCAAACGCGGCTATGAAGTTGCATATCACCACACGGTTCCAAGCGCGGGCGCTGGGCTTGCCGACGGAATGGCGGTAGCTCAGAAGGCTGCCGAGCTTTGGGCGAGTGGGGAAGTCGGAAAGATATACGTTTGCTACAGCAAGTTTTATTCGGCGATTCGGCAGGTGCCGACCATTGTGCAGCTATTGCCGATTGAGCCGCCAGAGTCGGAAGAGGGGCACGGCGAAAGCAGCGTTTTTGAGTTTGAGCCGAATGCTGAGGAGCTTCTGCAGACGCTTTTGCCGCGTTACTTCCAGACGCTTGTGCTGCAGGCGCTGTTGGAGTCAACAGCGAGCGGATTTGCTGCGCAGATGACGGCGATGACAAACGCTACCGAAAACGCGGGCAAGATGATTCAGAACCTAACACTGACGGCGAACCGCGTGCGTCAGGCCACGATTACCACGGAGATCCTTGAGGTCGTCGGTGGCGCTGAAGCTTTGAAGAGCTAA
- the atpA gene encoding F0F1 ATP synthase subunit alpha — protein MAIRPEEITSIIEQELQKFERKPGVEHVGTVIQVGDSIARVYGLPDCQVGELLEFPGGVMGLALNLEEDSIGAVLIGEDKEIKEGDPVKETGRIIELPVGRGVLGRVVNILGQPLDGKGPIVSDETRRLEVIAPGVVERQPVTEPLQTGIKAIDAMIPIGRGQRELIIGDRQTGKTAICIDTIINQAVINETCAEKDRVYSIYVAIGQKMASVARVVATLENANAMQYTTIVVASASDPNAMQYLAPFAGAAIGEYFRDNGMHALAIYDDLSKHAQAYRAVSLLLRRPPGREAYPGDVFYLHSRLLERAAKLNDELGGGSLTALPIIETQQGDVSAYIPTNVISITDGQIYLEPDLFFAGVRPAINVGISVSRVGGNAQIKAMKQVAGRLKLEMANFREVQAFSQFASDLDKATQMQLIRGQRLTELLKQNLQSPMDVNDQVVLIFGGTTGYLDEIPNDRVGEFSEGILAFVKDKYPEAIESIRTSKAMSSEVEETLKKAYSEFTANFK, from the coding sequence ATGGCCATTCGACCAGAAGAAATCACATCGATCATCGAACAGGAACTGCAGAAGTTCGAGCGAAAGCCGGGCGTCGAGCACGTTGGAACCGTCATCCAAGTGGGCGACTCCATCGCTCGTGTCTACGGTCTCCCCGACTGTCAGGTCGGCGAACTGCTTGAGTTCCCCGGTGGCGTTATGGGCCTTGCCCTCAACCTCGAAGAGGACTCCATCGGCGCGGTCTTGATCGGCGAGGACAAGGAGATCAAGGAAGGGGACCCCGTCAAGGAGACTGGACGCATTATCGAGCTTCCGGTTGGACGTGGAGTGCTTGGGCGCGTGGTCAACATTCTTGGCCAGCCGCTGGATGGCAAGGGTCCGATCGTTAGCGACGAAACCCGCCGACTTGAAGTGATCGCTCCCGGCGTTGTCGAACGACAGCCGGTTACCGAGCCGCTTCAGACCGGAATCAAGGCCATTGACGCGATGATCCCCATCGGTCGCGGACAGCGCGAGTTGATCATCGGCGACCGCCAAACCGGTAAGACGGCGATCTGTATCGACACGATCATCAACCAGGCCGTGATTAACGAGACCTGTGCCGAGAAGGACCGCGTTTATTCGATTTATGTTGCCATCGGACAGAAGATGGCCTCGGTTGCCCGTGTTGTGGCGACGCTTGAGAATGCCAACGCGATGCAGTACACGACCATCGTGGTTGCTTCTGCCTCTGACCCGAACGCGATGCAGTATCTGGCGCCGTTTGCGGGAGCTGCGATTGGCGAGTACTTCCGTGACAACGGGATGCACGCACTTGCGATTTACGACGATCTTTCCAAGCACGCGCAGGCTTATCGCGCGGTTTCGCTCCTTCTGCGAAGACCTCCGGGCCGTGAAGCTTATCCGGGAGACGTTTTCTACCTTCACAGCCGCTTGCTTGAGCGTGCCGCGAAGCTCAACGACGAGCTTGGTGGCGGATCATTGACGGCTTTGCCGATCATCGAAACTCAGCAGGGCGACGTTTCGGCGTACATTCCCACGAACGTTATCTCGATTACCGACGGCCAGATCTACCTTGAGCCCGACCTGTTCTTTGCGGGTGTTCGCCCTGCGATTAACGTCGGTATCTCGGTTAGCCGCGTTGGTGGTAATGCTCAGATCAAGGCGATGAAGCAGGTTGCGGGTCGGTTGAAGCTGGAGATGGCGAACTTCCGCGAAGTTCAGGCCTTTAGCCAGTTTGCGAGCGACCTTGATAAGGCCACGCAGATGCAGCTCATCCGAGGTCAACGCCTTACCGAACTGCTCAAGCAGAACCTTCAGTCGCCAATGGATGTTAACGACCAGGTCGTTTTGATCTTCGGTGGTACGACGGGCTACCTTGATGAAATCCCCAACGACAGGGTTGGCGAATTCTCGGAAGGCATTCTTGCTTTCGTCAAGGATAAGTATCCGGAGGCGATTGAGTCGATTCGAACAAGCAAAGCGATGTCGAGCGAAGTCGAAGAGACGCTGAAGAAGGCGTACAGCGAGTTCACTGCAAATTTTAAGTAG
- the atpH gene encoding ATP synthase F1 subunit delta, whose protein sequence is MDVRVARRYAEALYSVAKQDNTIQAVEDDLNGVVGMMENDQRFRSLVLSPTFDRGQKLQVLEKAFSDRVTALTMQALRILVQKRREAELAALRDEFVRIRREQGKVMYTNVTSAEALTADQQKRLIDQLASQTGKTVEATFDVDKALIGGIRVSYDNYVLDGSVRGGLNRLRESLKRDLLKQA, encoded by the coding sequence ATGGACGTTCGTGTCGCCCGCCGTTACGCAGAAGCGTTGTACTCCGTTGCAAAGCAGGATAACACCATTCAGGCCGTCGAAGACGATCTGAATGGTGTTGTCGGCATGATGGAGAACGATCAGCGTTTCCGCAGCTTGGTTCTTTCGCCGACTTTTGACCGAGGGCAGAAGCTTCAGGTCCTTGAGAAGGCGTTTTCGGATCGGGTGACGGCGCTCACGATGCAGGCTTTGCGAATCCTTGTTCAGAAGCGACGCGAAGCCGAACTCGCTGCATTGCGCGATGAGTTCGTTCGGATTCGTCGTGAGCAGGGCAAGGTGATGTATACAAACGTTACCTCGGCAGAAGCTCTTACGGCGGATCAACAAAAGCGCCTCATCGACCAGCTTGCCAGCCAGACTGGCAAAACGGTGGAGGCAACCTTCGACGTCGACAAAGCGCTGATCGGTGGAATCCGGGTCAGCTACGACAACTACGTTTTGGACGGGTCGGTTCGGGGTGGGTTAAACCGCCTTCGCGAATCGCTCAAGCGCGACTTGCTGAAGCAAGCGTGA
- the atpF gene encoding F0F1 ATP synthase subunit B, translated as MANTNKSSAASTWIGIIVGAALAVGGFWVSKNWHPDFLDTLKHQGIDIDPGKTVSAIGVLLFLFPVVRTFYIVPLKEAIEGRTAELEKTFSEAEQLRVEMSTMKSEYENRIVETEAAAREQIQAEVKRAQDLATQLRAEASSQIEEMKRSATDEVARERDKAIRELQLHVVNLTLGATEKLLGENVDSEKNRKLVEEFIEKVEVSR; from the coding sequence ATGGCGAATACGAATAAGTCTTCAGCAGCATCCACCTGGATCGGCATCATCGTTGGTGCCGCTCTTGCGGTTGGTGGCTTCTGGGTCTCGAAGAACTGGCATCCTGACTTTCTGGATACTCTGAAACATCAGGGCATCGATATCGATCCGGGCAAAACCGTTTCGGCAATCGGCGTTCTGTTGTTCCTGTTCCCAGTCGTTCGAACCTTCTATATCGTTCCCCTCAAGGAAGCGATCGAAGGCCGCACGGCGGAGCTTGAGAAGACCTTCTCGGAAGCCGAACAGCTTCGCGTCGAAATGTCGACGATGAAGTCGGAATATGAGAACAGGATTGTCGAGACGGAGGCTGCCGCTCGCGAACAGATTCAGGCTGAAGTGAAGCGGGCTCAAGACCTTGCGACTCAGCTTCGTGCAGAAGCTTCTTCGCAGATCGAAGAGATGAAGCGCTCCGCGACCGATGAAGTGGCGCGAGAAAGGGATAAGGCGATCCGGGAGCTTCAGCTCCACGTCGTCAACCTGACTCTCGGCGCGACGGAGAAGCTGCTCGGCGAAAACGTCGACAGTGAGAAGAATCGGAAGCTCGTGGAGGAGTTCATCGAGAAAGTGGAGGTAAGCCGCTAA
- a CDS encoding ATP synthase F0 subunit C: MTGNVLALGIGIAALGVALGLGLIGYSALQGMSRQPEAIGKLQTVMLIAFAFVELVFLLTVFVVPGAMPR; this comes from the coding sequence ATGACTGGCAACGTTCTGGCACTCGGTATCGGCATCGCCGCACTTGGCGTCGCACTCGGTCTTGGTCTTATCGGTTATTCGGCGCTTCAGGGCATGTCCCGACAGCCGGAAGCTATCGGTAAGCTTCAGACGGTGATGCTCATCGCTTTCGCATTCGTCGAGCTCGTTTTCCTACTTACGGTCTTCGTCGTTCCCGGCGCAATGCCCAGGTAG